Proteins from a single region of Shinella zoogloeoides:
- a CDS encoding SGNH/GDSL hydrolase family protein, whose protein sequence is MSKTIPARIARLGIALVAAAGIVAAALPAGAQEQPRERKTILEFLFGKKKPREVIPAEPQVRKPRTTARKKKTTTTVAKTPETPVVEKLPDAKVVLVVGDFIAGSVGEGLAAAFEATPGIRVERRTNGSSGIVRDDYYNWPETLPALIAETKPALVVVSMGANDRQQMTVAGEKEKFRSEAWTKEYETRVARLATLARQSGKPLLWMGMPAFQSSALTADMTTLNNLYRAGVEKAGGEFVDIWDGFVDEDGKFVISGSDINGQQVRLRGSDGINFTKAGKRKLAFYVEKEIRRLLGDAAADGPGLQGDLKDLVVATPPVEDAEITKTQPISLADPALDGGTALLGGAPIKGNGKSLRDKLVEKGETADAPLGRVDDFRMNKTATP, encoded by the coding sequence ATGAGCAAGACGATCCCCGCCCGCATCGCGCGCCTCGGCATTGCCCTCGTCGCCGCCGCCGGTATCGTCGCGGCCGCGCTTCCCGCTGGCGCGCAGGAACAGCCGCGCGAGCGCAAGACCATCCTCGAATTCCTCTTCGGCAAGAAAAAACCCCGGGAGGTCATTCCCGCCGAGCCGCAGGTCCGCAAACCGCGCACCACCGCCCGCAAGAAGAAGACGACGACCACGGTCGCCAAGACGCCGGAAACACCCGTCGTGGAAAAGCTGCCGGATGCGAAGGTGGTGCTGGTCGTCGGCGACTTCATCGCCGGCAGCGTCGGCGAGGGCCTTGCTGCCGCCTTCGAAGCGACGCCGGGCATTCGCGTCGAGCGCCGCACGAACGGTTCCTCGGGCATCGTGCGCGACGATTATTACAACTGGCCGGAAACCCTGCCCGCGCTCATCGCCGAGACCAAGCCCGCACTCGTCGTCGTCAGCATGGGCGCGAACGACCGCCAGCAGATGACCGTCGCGGGCGAGAAGGAGAAATTCCGCTCCGAGGCCTGGACGAAGGAATACGAAACACGCGTCGCCCGCCTCGCCACGCTGGCGCGCCAAAGCGGCAAGCCGCTGCTGTGGATGGGCATGCCGGCCTTCCAGTCCTCCGCGCTCACCGCCGACATGACGACGCTCAACAACCTCTATCGCGCGGGCGTGGAAAAGGCGGGCGGCGAGTTCGTCGACATCTGGGACGGCTTCGTCGACGAGGACGGCAAGTTCGTCATTTCCGGTTCCGACATCAACGGCCAGCAGGTGCGCCTGCGCGGCTCGGACGGCATCAACTTCACCAAGGCCGGCAAGCGCAAACTCGCCTTCTACGTGGAAAAGGAAATCCGCCGCCTGCTCGGCGATGCCGCCGCCGACGGTCCCGGCCTGCAGGGTGACCTCAAGGACCTCGTCGTCGCCACGCCCCCGGTCGAGGACGCGGAAATCACCAAGACGCAGCCCATCAGCCTCGCCGACCCGGCGCTCGACGGCGGCACGGCGCTGCTCGGCGGCGCGCCGATCAAGGGCAACGGCAAGAGCCTGCGCGACAAGCTGGTGGAAAAGGGCGAGACCGCCGATGCGCCGCTCGGGCGCGTGGACGATTTCCGGAT